The following is a genomic window from Pecten maximus chromosome 19, xPecMax1.1, whole genome shotgun sequence.
aattatataCGATGGAACATGgaacaattatacaaatatagtaGGAATAAACAACGAAaaatatcgtaatgttgtaaaaacgatccccctcggccgatacttcattcgccgagggcctattatgattaattacgAAACATCTTAGTTGGTGTACAGATGGGCAGATTGTCTCGAAAAgtcgacaatttacttgtctgtactgtcgttattactacttgacatacacctatttctagtaatacgcatccaacatttgtttgttaggatccagtacctatattggtttataccgtcgttattacttactagaacGTTTCAATAGTGCAGTGATGGTCGgtccgataccctgacatgatcattgtggaagtcgtctataagatgatatgaatactttgatcgcaatgtatttattAATAGTTTCAATCACAGGCAGAATATTCTTATtttgaccgggcctcgaacttaagatctacggcacccaatcgcctagccagacatacccgcagcttatacctGGTATTCCTATCATCATATCAACGACTTGCACAATGATCATGCCAGGGTATCGGGCggaccatcactgcgccattgaaacgatatttttttaagaacgccgatgtggcgcaacggtttaagctgcgggtatttctcTCATTTGTCATTGCATGGCTGCCATGTAAATCTTTGTCAAACCTAGACTATGATTTTCAAAAACCAAACATCTTCTTACGcttaattaaaaaatgaaattgatattaaaatgtcTGCATTCTGTATGTTAACAGAACGTAGGAAAATAATTCCAATTAATACATCTGTATGGTACTTCCTcccttgtacaatgtacacttaATATAACAACACATCACGATCTACTACACACGTTAGATTAAGACGTCAATATAACATAATTGTCTTAACGAGGAGTTATTTTCTCTTGTGAGGAAGTATTGATTGCTACCCCTTTAGCTTATATGAGAAAAATACGTAGGTTTCTGATAAATTGATGACGCTACCCTCACAAACAAACGACCAAACATCCAAGAACAGATAACTCTTgcatttaatataatttaccaTAATGAAGAATACATGCTTATCGATCTCTATAAACAGAATGACATGAAGGAGCAGGACGTGGTGAAGGAAATTCTCGGGACGGAGAATGCGGAAAAGGAACTGCAGAAGAACTTGGGAGTTGATGTAAGTCATTTGGTTCGCATTAGTCGACTGTTATATGCAAAACAGATTCCCTTCGACATTGTTATGAATGACGAGTGAAATATTTCCCATTTAATTTCTGTAAACAAACTTATTTTCATGTGCGATTAATTTTCGCATATTTCGCGTGCTATCAAAATTCGCGAAAATAAATTGCCGTGATATAGTTTCCATCACAGGCAGAATATGCCTATTTTTAGGAATGAAGACGGGAAATCAAGTCGCCGGGAAAATGAGTTAGTTTACAAAATTTTAGGATGGTACTCTAAAATGTGTGTAATAATGGTAAGTAAAGGCATGGTGATTGTAATGGTATTTGTAATAACactgtttatttttaaagtgCTTTTATATCATCTTATTGGTGCCTTAAAATCATATGGCATACGAAATACAATACGCCTTAAGGGAAAGAGGAATCGGTTACATTCCTAAATACGATGATAGCAGCTCATctctatgtaaaatataaagaaaaaagacTAAATATGGTTCAAATTTTCTATTTCCACAACAAAGATCCAGTTACACTTAAAATTATTACAGTGACAGACTAACTGGTATCCATTTGGTTAAGAATGTgacttatgttttttttttttttttttttagattgcCTCGTACGATTATGGCAATAAGGATAAAAACCCTGTACTCAATGCCTACTTCTACACCAAAGATGACAATTACACTGCCATACAGCTGAAAGAGGTAAGATATTTGACTACAATCCAATGATATTTCCCCCGAAATGATAATGATGATCTTATATTAGAGATCATAATTACTGCATGTGCCAGCAACATAGGGACTCGACAACGTCTTGCTTAGGATCCGGTGTTTGTTTATAATGAATTCCAATCTAGATCCCTAAAGACCCCTACATTGTGCTAACACACTAGGACAGTCCAAATGCATAAAGAATATAAGAAATCATCCTATCATCAATAAACTAATTGTCAGGCCCCGACGATGAGGATAGTTCCAAATTTACCTAGGATATAAATTATATTCAGGCGTCTGTGACTAGGAAGGTCTGAGTGTGGTAATTCTTATCTTGCGTTAGAATAACGATTTTGTTTCCATAGTTGTATATCCTCGCCTTTTCATGTTAAAACATATCCACCATAgtaaagtttggtttggtttattttgtttaacgtcctatatacagctaaagtcatttaaggacggcctcccgtgcgtgcgacatgtatgtgtgttttgggaggctgcggtatgttttcCACCATAGTAAAGTCATCTCAGGAAATCGGACCAGCCATCACTCCGacattgaaatgtttttgttttaagaacgccgatgtggcgtaGCGGTATAAACTGCAGGTATTCctggctaggcgattaggtgccgtagatcgtgagttcgaggcccggtcagggcacgagtcaaaaagttgcTTTCCATCGTTATTTGATTTCATTGTCgtgattttttattgttttacagataGCTTTAGGTCGCCTAATGATGGTTCCAAAGCGGTTTAATGAAAGAGTCGCAAGGATGTTTTGCAAAGATCCTGAATACGAGGAACCTCTGAAAAAAAAGACCAAAGTGTGGTGTAATAAATAAAACTTGCCGAGCAACAAAGCAACAAATGCGTAGAGGACAACTCCGCGTTCCTGATAATACAGTAAACGCAATATGAATTTCAAATTGTTTATAAGAAacaattcatatttatatagaagGTAACTTGTGTAATCTATTCATGACTAAGTGGTCATTGATAAATTTACTATTTTTGTGCTATTTATGTTTTGATTATCCTTTAATTTCTTTGAGTCTGTGATATTTAGATATGAGTTTAaagtttgtgtgttgtatgtctatCACCTTTGCCTGTCATGGTGTGATTAATTACAATCGTGTAATTTACTTATAAACTccagatatatttgtataatctAACATTAGccacttttatataatattaatatttttaatctTCCGTATAAATAATTGGATGCTTGATTATGTGTATACttatgattttttaaatgtaatgtcAAATACTTTTATACTAACTGCTATATATTAACGGTATtcgatattttgtttacaattttgtaCGTACGACTTATCTATCATGTAATAGGAGTAGGATAATTCTGTAGGTATGTTTCCAATGCATTCGTTCCATACTGTCTTGTTGATGATGCGAAAATAAGGCCAAAAGTATGGCAACTTTAAAGAAATCCAGCTACAACGTATATCTGATTATTTAAACGGAGTACAAAGCATTTTAAAGTAATCCtctacaaaatttcattttatgagctgttcaaaatttaatttttgttattttgcgAATACTTCAAAAAGGTATGctataaaattaatttgaactACTTAAATACCTATGATATAGACTTAAATGGTCTTTTATTTGAAAAGTGTTATGTCTACTTCTAACACAATACGTTGTTTTTCACTTTAAGCCATTGTAAAATTGTGCCTAATAttggataaataaatatataacctctataaccttccggtcttttgagTGGTTAAGAATTCGAACTTTAACCCcaactgcaattgttattgacgtcatcaataatcgaatgacgcCACATCAGCGGGTCCCGGCCATCACATGTATAATTGCCTAAGTGAAATAAGACATagccacgtttccctttgattcaagccgatattattgtggtagaaacaggtaacacgactcgtgattttcggatatggaatttattttcaCACGTTATTAGTAAAGGTTACAAAAGGCACTAGCTAAATTCTGTGTCTTTTGAAacttcaaaaaaataatttactggagtgaaataaattccatatccaacaaccactcgttatGTAGCCTCTGTATATTCCAGTTCTATAAatccatcatatatatacatgtatattgatttgctaacaaatatatatctacagtttaaaatatttgtatgagAAGGCATTACATTGGAGGCAGATGTGATAATGTCATCGGGTATGTCACAGAAAAAAGTCTTTAATCGGGTAATAGTGATCTCAATTTACTGTTTAAGAAAGTGTTGGGATcagttttattatcattaataataatatcttttatttatccagggttacatatttagacaatgtctagtttacaACATGGCCCTGCATCCTATATATGTACAAACATAATACAATTTAAGATAACAATATGATAATGTAAGCAAATATATTATTcagatgtattgttattattcaaatatattattAAGATGTATTGATTGATTTACATGTTTGGAATATTTCGCTATGAGGTAAACCCAACAGTGGCATTGAATGAATTTATCAATCATACACCTGTATCATCTACCAATAAATTAACTCAATGGAAACAACACATGCTTGTTTAATATCTTATTAATCGTATGAAATACTTTTGACGATGATTTCATTTACAAGTAGCTTTGAGAATACAAGTCACATTAAAAGAACCGAAGTCGAGTCCACCGTATCTTTCTCTGgtcagtataacaccatattcACTGAATCGAAAGACGTTCATTGTCAGTAATGAAGTATATTTAAACTTTATACGAAAACTATGTAAATATTGACGAATTAATCCTAGTGTGTTCGGGGGTAAGTGTGTTCCACTTCATAGACGTTATTCATGGGTACCTAAATGTGGTAGTGACGTCAGTGTGACGTCACAAGGATCAAAATTACGTCATCGTCTAAACAATATAAGCCAATCAATTCCTAGCACATATCATCACTACAAAAACATTTGGGATTAAGTTTGAAAAAAACAGCTTAAAATGTATAAggttaaattttaattttaggaaaAGAATGAGAAATGTTTCTACAATGTTCATATCCTGATAATATAaatcactatatcatatacGATTATTCCAATTATagcttttaaaaaacaaatgcCCCGGGTGAGGATCGAACTCACGACCTTCAGATCGCTCTGTTTGTGATTATGAGACTGACGCGCTACCTACTGCGCTACCGAGGCATATAGAATGCTATTACTGCTTCCGTTATAAAAATATATGCTTTGCCGCTTTAGAATAATCGTATGTTagggatttttttaaatacatgttaaaATAATCATTCCTACTTAGTTTTTCGAAATACTCgcatattaaagaaaaaaatattaaggtTATCCCCATAATGCACTTCAGTGCGTCATTTTAATTACATGACCACAAACAAAACTCTTATGCATAAATATATGTTAGTTGAAAGACTTTAATGTTGTTCTAAAATGTTATCTGACAACTAGCACATTTCCCTGAACACTGCGCCCTAACGTCAACAAGACTTAGTTGACATGCCAAGCATTTATGGTTTAACTGGGCTCTGTCTATTAAAGGAGCTGATATATTGCCCGAAATGGTGGAGTAatttaacacaaaaaaaaattaatcatcTAAAAGCTTATTTCCTTTTTTccatataattttttattttcaaatacatatttttcatatattttgaaatatagatCAACGTCCTGGCTCACCTGGCGTGACGTTATCAACAAAGACGGCTTCCTACACATTAACACACGTTCAGTATGTAGTTAAAATGGATAAAGACACGCTTTTGTACACCATTATCATTATCTTAACATTCTGAACGACAAAGAAGGTGaacatttacagataacctATTCCATAAGCTTACATTCGCAATGTGGTGGCTGACTTGGATCAGTATTGAGATATTTTCTTTGAGGACCCAGATGAATACATCAACAACTGAACCTTAATTTCTGGTCGaggatgtttttgtttgttttcttttcaaaatctTCAAAACAATACGAGTCTGATTGTATAGGGAGAGCCGCCTAACACGGACATTCATTACCACAATATCTATAGACACACAGACGTTCTTTATCTTGAAAGAGCCGAAAACCTTATTTATTTTAAGAgacagtttatataacaatttCTTGAATTAAAATTTTTGTTCGAAACATAAGCTTGTAAAAACATGTAAAGTATGTCGGACTTAACCATTCGATACGATTAAACATAGCCATATTATCACCTAAACATTATTCCTGTTTGCTTATACGAAAGCCATAATGGCGTCTTAGATGTTAATGTAATGCAATgaataaatgttttcatttcaacatcAAAGGGATCCATTTCAATTGTAGAGTATCAGTTGCTGAATAtttaaatttgagaaataattcaatatatggGATGAATTTGGAATATTAGACCATCTTGATTAATGACAATTGAAACCGTATTTCGAAATGGCTGTATGATGCAAATATCTATTAAACTGCAACGAGTATATATTATTTATCCAGAGGTGCTTTTCCTATATTGTGGTATTCTTATTTgctgttaatatatatttcaatacaaCATCATATTCCTAATGAACCCCGCAAGGGTATTCCTGTCGTATCTCTCTACTTGCTGTAGCAGAGTGTGTATACCTCTGGCTTCAAGGTAGAATGGGAGATGGCGGTTTCTTAAATGACTCCTGCTGAACGGCGATATACTATCTAAGACTGATGTTTGTTCCTCTGTTTCAGCACATACAATTATATCTTATCCCTTAATTTCCCTGTATTCCTTGTTTCCTGTCCGCTTGTTCTTTCGATGATATTTATTCCATGatgtataatgtgaccaggtgggtgTCCTCGTTAGTATGCTTCCTCGCTGTCAAAATTACACAACCATAAACATATCGCTGCCTTATTAACATAGAAGCATGCATCTTTTACACAGCTGAGGCCGTCTCAAATAACAATTGTTGTTGAACGTTGCCAAACACAACGTTATTCATGTATGCAGGATACTCCTATTCCACGACTCTAGccttattttgtaatatttcaatttctactcaagttagactcaatgaaactatcaagattcaatccttaaatagaTATAGCTAAAGGCAGGCCTGATATTTCGCTAACTGGGTTAGTTACATCAGTGTTGCCTATATTTACATGGATCATTCACTGTTGTATTGGTAAAACGTTTCTATATTATTAAGGGATGTGACATCTAGTTCTTTTGGGCGACTCGAATAATGCTGGTAGGTTCTAACACAGTCCcgatgttttattatataaattctAATAACAACAGTAACATCAGTGGAAAAAACACCTCACTGGAGGCTTTTCCAGTATGTAAAATTTATAGTAAGGATTCAattctgtaaataaatgatAGAATAGATTCTTTGATAGAGGAAAGAATACTTTTTTAACatcttacatatatatcttcCTGGACTAAATAATCTCCATAGTGGTCAACTCAACTGTACGCTTTCCGGATGTTGCGATTATTGGAACGAGGTAGATAGTAGCGTAATCAATTCAGGTAGATTATCATCACTACCCTGTATTAACATTGAAATGGAAACTCGTTACGATACAGGTATCTGATAATATGTTGATGTGAAATGTTGTTAGATTTTGAATAATTTGAGAGAAACCAAGGATTTATCTCCTGGATTGTTTCAGAATTTCCACATTCCCACTTGTATACTGAATGAGGAACATATAAAACAACCAATGATAACTACTGAATAAGGAACATATAAAACAACCAATGATAAATACTGAATGAGGAACATATAAAACAACCAATGATAAATACTGAATGAGGAACAAATAAAACAACCAATGATAAATACTGAATAAGGAACAAATAAAACAACCAATGGTAAATACTGAATGAGGAACATATAAAACAACCAATGATAAATACTGAATGAGGAACATATAAAACAACCAATGATAAATACTGAATGAGGAACATATAAAACAACCAATGATAAATACTGAATGAGGAACATATAAAACAACCAATGATAAATACTGAATGAGGAACATATAAAACAACCAATacaaataatttcatttaatgACTGAAATTAGTAAAGATATTTATGCCATATTTCTAAAATGGATGAAAAGGATTTAAGTGAATGTATCTGTAGAATAAAATTAGTATGTATTGTATCATAGCCTTAATGTTGTTCTAAACCACACTTGCACTGTATAGCTCGTccataacaacaacaaatatcaaCCATAAATGACGTTATACTCCTAtgcaacattttgaaaatatttgccCTTTCTTGTTATGGTTTGTTTTTCTCCCTTGAGCAAGTTAATATCTCCACAATACCCATAACCCGAGAAAACACTAAATCGCTAATATGTTGGTTTATATCTCCTCTCATGAGGAATAACTATATAAATTGCAAAATTTATTGTGCTCCGCAATAACATCTGAAACATTTCCAATGTTATTGCGGAGCACACAGAAATTAGctaaacatataatatcataatcaCATGAACGTAGCACGTGGGATGTTTTAAGCATCCGGAATTAATAAGGAATATAAGGTTATTTTGAATTAAGGCTGGGAAATCAATAGACGAACTGGATACATACATTAATAGTACTGTATTCATTAGTATATTCATTATCCTATCGTCAAATTTTGTCATTCACTGACGGTCTCGCCTTTGTGTTGTTTTAAGTCCCTAAATTCAATATGTTTATCTAAAGACGGTCATCCACGTGAATTGTTTAACGCAATGTCAATAACAGTCGTCATTTATGGACAGCCTCTCCTgtgttttatttaacgtcctatccgCAACAGTGGTCATTTATGGACAAACTCCCTTGTGTGTTACTTTAAAAAACCGACAATAAATATGACGACCTCCCctgtttattgtttaacgtcctatcaaaagCTAAGATCATTtaggattacctcccttgtgtatTGTCCCACGTCCTATCTACAGCTATGGCCATGAATTGAACGTCTctcctgtgtattgtttaacgtcctatcaacagcaatggtcatttaaggacagcccccccccccccccccccccccctgcgAGTTATTTTAAGAACCGACAATaaatatggtcatttaaggactgccTCCTCTGTGTATTGTCCAACAtactttcaaataaaaatggTAATGTAACGACGGCCATTCATGCGTgttgttcaacgtcctattaacaaatATGCTCATTAAAGCGCGGCTACCTCTGTATGTTGTTTAATGCCCAATCAACAGCTATGATTATATAAGGACGACCACCCTCTACGTCGGATGCATGCTTGTgatgtgtttttggaggctgcggcATGTTCGTCTTTGTGATAGTATGGTTCTGATTTCACTGTATTTGCGCTACTAGCAGAACACACAGAAACTAAGcaggacatcccacccggtcacattatactgacagtggGCGAACCAGTCccgacaccccacccggtcatattatactgacaatgggcgaaccagtccCGAccccccacccggtcacattatactgacaatgggcgaaccagtcccgacaccccacccggtaacattatactgacaatggacGAACTAGTCCCGACATCCcacccggtaacattatactggcaatgggcgaaccagtccCGACATcttacccggtcacattatactgacaatgggcgaaccagtccCGAccccccacccggtcacattatactgacagtggGCGAACCAGTCccgacaccccacccggtcacattatactgacagtggGCGAACCAGTCacgacaccccacccggtcacattatactgacagtggGCGAACAAGTCCCGAccccccacccggtcacattatactgacaacgggcgaaccagtcccGACCccctacccggtcacattatactgacaatgggcgaaccagtcccgacaccccacccggtcacattatactgacaatgggcgaaccagtccCGACatcccaaccggtcacattatactgacaatgggcgagCCAGTCCCGACATCttaccaggtcacattatactgacaatgggcgaaccagtcccgacccccacccggtcacattatactgacaatgggcgaaccagt
Proteins encoded in this region:
- the LOC117318202 gene encoding deoxynucleoside triphosphate triphosphohydrolase SAMHD1-like encodes the protein MFHIRFTLHRKAYQHRVTKAVEMMIGDAMELADDVKVKGDDGNEKRIHEAVGDMGAYIKLNDDVLHRIAESSNEAAGELVARIYERKLYKYLDEKTITNDMKEQDVVKEILGTENAEKELQKNLGVDIASYDYGNKDKNPVLNAYFYTKDDNYTAIQLKEIALGRLMMVPKRFNERVARMFCKDPEYEEPLKKKTKVWCNK